The Paenarthrobacter aurescens region AAAACATGCCGCTTTTCCTCAACTCGGAGAGGGTAAACACCTCATCCCGTCGGATGCGGACGGACAGCAAGGTCCCGGCCGTTGAGATGGGCGCGAGCACTGCATGCACACGGTATCCGCCCTTGAGCCGAACGTCCACGCAGGGGGAACCATCGTCCAATCGCCTTCCTCCGGCTGAAACCAGGCGGGTAGCCAGGGACCTGATCTGTTGTTCGGTGTCGAAGCGCACAGAGGAACGCTCCAGGCCGTTCCCGCGGTCCAACCACACCGAATCCGGGCCGTTGACGAAGATGTCCGTGACAGCTGGATCCTGCGCGAGGGGTTGAAGAGGCCCCAGTCCGTTCAGCTCAGCGTTGATGGATTCAGCTGCCTCCAACGCTCCGGCTGTTCCCAATAATCTGCCGCTCGCCTGAACTGCTGCTGCAACAGTAGACGGCGTTACGGGGCCACTGTTTGCGAGCACGGATTCCCGTACCGTTTCCAGAAGAACCGAGTCCAACCTGCGTCCGTCCCTGCGGCGGTTTACCTCGACGGAGTGGCTCACTGGATTGCGGGTCACTGGATTCCTCCGTTCAGTTCCAGTACAGAACCTGCGAAGCGGCTCACTGCTTTCCGCCGGCCGAACTCCAGCAGCCGACCCATTTCCGTGCCGGCCGCAACACCGCGAATCTCCGGCAAGAGACCCAACAACGGCAATCCCAAGGACTCTGCAATCATGGCTGCATCCACGGACGTGGTGCCGCTTCCCCGGACCAGCAGACCGGCCTCGATGGGCGGGAGTTCGTTAAGAACACGAGTAGCTGCCACCGCGGATCTGAGGTGGGCCTGGGTCAGCAGCAGGATCTTGTCGCAATCCCACGCGAGCGTGGCAAGTCCCTCACCGCTGCGACCGATGTCCACGATGATGAGTTCGAAGCTCCGGCGTGCAGCGTCCACAACAGCAGATACGGCGTCAGCCGCAGGGACATGCACTTGTTCCCGGGTCCCGGGCCAGGACAGGTATGCGAAACCTCCGGCGACCGGAAGTGAGTCCCGGAACTGGGAAGGATCAATACTCCCCCGGGTTTCGGCGAAGTCCGGCCACCGAAGCCCGGGAATTTCCTGGGACGTCACTGCCAGCTCAAGGCCCCCACCCCAGCGGTCGCCATCAATGAGCACGGTGCTGATTCCCTGCCCGGCCGCGGCTTGGGCAAGCCAGATTGCAGTAGTGGTAGCTCCCGCCCCGCCGCTGCCTCCGATGATGCCCATGACTGTTCCTCCAGGGTCCGGGGACCCGGCCATGCTCAGGTGTTCAGCCAGCCAAGCGGCGGCCTCGGGAAGGACAGCAACCCGTTCAGCTCCCAGCGAGGCGGCCAGACGCCATAGGCCGTCACCTTCGGCGGCTTTGCCAAGCAACACGGTGGGAGCCCTTCGCCGGGGCGGTAGCTCGCGGACATCACTGCCCACCAGTACCACGTCAGCGGTGTCCCAGCCGTGGACGGCCCCGGCCACATCCACGGCCGTTCTCAGACTTCCCCCCGCGGCAGCGACTATGCGTTTGGCTTCTTCCTGCAGATAGGGGTCTGCGGAAACGAGCAGTATCCCAACGGCTTCGTGTGGAACCCAGGATGAGTCGGCGGATCCTTGTTCCGTTGGTTTGTTGGATTGCCCGTATCTTTCTGGGGCCTGCCGGCTACGTCGAGGTTGCCTGTGCCCACGATCTCGCTTGCTCATGGCATCCACACTGGTTCAATGGGCGGATCAGGGTAAGGTCCGAATGCCCGTATGTGCACAACCCGGTGAGGCCGGAGCTGTGGAGGAACGGTCACGTCCCCACAACAGCGCGCACACTACAACACTGGAAGCCACAGCACCCCTGTGCACAAGGCAGAATGGACACCATGTATTTGCTGCTCGCCGCCCACCCGGAAGGCGCAGCCATACAACGGATCTCCCCCACCGGCAGGGCAACTGCTGACGCGCGCGTCCTTACCCGTGGTGAGTTGCCAGGCGTCGTACGTGAATTGGAAGCCCAGCGGCCCCGCTGGGTGTGGCATCGCGCCCAGGATTGGTATCCGGAACTGCTGTCCCATGGCATAGAGCTGGAGCGTTGCCATGATCTTGCGCTCTGTGGGGCAATTCTGGCCCATTCGGAATTCACGGCCCACACGGACTACGCCAAGCACGCGGTCAAGCTCACGCAGGACGACGATTCAACACCGCCGCGCGCCCTTCAGCCTCCACCACCGCCGGCCGATCAAGGCGCTTTGTTCGAAGACCTGTCCCCGGCCAGCCCGAAGGCCGGGCTGGACGAACTCAAGGAGGAGTTCGCAGCTCAGCAGCACGCTGTGTCACAGGTCCCCGACCAGCAGAAACAGCGCCTCCAACTACTCCTGGCCGCTGAGTCCGCTTGCGCGATCATCGCCGTCGAGATGCAACACTCCGGTGTTCCCTGGCGCGAAGAGCTGCATCAGCAGATCCTTGCCGATGTTCTGGGTCCCCGCCCGCCGTCTGGCCACCGGCCCCCGGCACTCGAAGCCCTTTGCGCCGAGCTCAGGAGCATCCTCAACTCCCCTGGCCTGAATCCGGACTCCCCGCAGGATCTGATGCGCGCCCTGCACCGGAATGGAATCGAGGTCAAGAGCACGCGGCAGTGGGAACTTCAGGAATCAAAACATCCGGCTATCCAGCCCCTCCTGGCCTACAAAAAGCTATCCCGTCTGCACACCGCCAACGGTTGGTCCTGGCTGGACGCATGGGTGCGTGACGGGCGGTTCCATCCCGAGTACGTGGTGGGCGGCGTTGTGTCCGGCAGATGGGCTTCACGGGGTGGCGGCGCCCTTCAGATCCCGCGCAACATCCGGGCAGCAGTCCACGCTGATCCGGGCCACAAATTAATCGTCGCCGATGCCTCACAACTGGAGCCCCGGGTCCTCGTGGCGCTTGCCCAAGACACAAAAATGGCGGAGGCTGCCCGGGACAAGGACCTTTACGCAGGCATCGCCGCCCAAGGCTTTGGCGGTGATCGGGCCAAGGCGAAGATTGCCCTGCTGGGTGCCATTTACGGCGCCACCACGGGCGAGTCGGGCAGGCTCATGCCGCAGCTGACGCGAACCTACCCGCGCGCCGTCGGATTCGTAGAACAAGCAGCCCGCGAAGGCGAGGCGGGCCGAACGGTCACCACACGGTTGGGCAGGAGCAGCCCGCCACCGTCGGCCGGTTGGTTGCGGAGCCAGCAATCCACCACGGCCGAGGAACAGCGCCGAGCCGACAACCTGGCGCGGTCCCGGGGCAGGTTCACCCGCAACTTTGTGGTGCAGGGCTCGGCCGCTGAGTGGGCGGCTTGCTGGTTGGCGGAATTACGACGCCGGCTGCGAACCTTGCGCGCCGAGGGCTCACCCAGCGGCGAACTTGTGTTCTTTCTCCACGATGAAGTGATGATCCATGCTCCCGAGAATGCCGTGGACGCTTGTATCCGCGCCATCGAAGAAGCGGCGGCATCAGCAAAGGAACTCATGTTCGGGCGGATCCCTGTTGAATTTCCCGTGAGCCTGGCTGTGGTGGATTCCTATGACAAAGCGAAGTAGCCGGACCATAACGTGAAGCCACGGCACTATCCAGTCATATCTCGCCATATGAGCCTCAGTGACCGCACAGCACCGGGTACTGCCAAGTAACTTTAGTTCCTGCCCCGTTGTGGATAGCTTCACTATGTGGATGGTTATTCTGGTCCACCGCAGAATCACATCAGCATCACAAGGGGGAAGCATTCGATGGCTGGCAGGTTTGAAATTCTCAGGGACAACAACGACGGTTACAAGTTCCGGCTCACTGCGGCCGACGGAACGGTGGTTGCAGAGTCACCCACGTTTAAGCACCTGGAGGGTGTGGTGGCGGGCATCAACGCCGTGCGGGAAAACGCGGCAACCGGCCTGATAGTGGACCGCTCGGCCACGGCCCGCAAGGCAGCCTGAAAAGGGCCGCCTGAACACGGCCGCCTAGAGGTCAATATCCCGCAGTTTGGCCTTGTCCCACGGAACGGTCCAGCCGAGTTCGTCGAAAAGTCCGCTGAGGACCATGCCCGTGAAGCCCCATACCAGCACGCCGTTGATGGTGAAACCAGGGCTGGTGTAGGTGCGGCCGAACCGCGTGATGGTGGCGGTGACCCGATTGACGGGATCCAGGAGGTCGCGGACCGGCACCCTGAAGACCTGTGCGGATTCGGCGTAGTCCACCACGCGAACGGGCGATGGCGCATCCCACCATGCCAGCACCGGCGTTACCCGGAAGTTGCTCCGGATGAGGCCGAGTTCCGGTATGACCCCCAGAACCCGGACGCCACTGGCATCCAGCCCGGTTTCTTCCACGGCTTCCCTAAGCGCCGCAGCCACCACGGACTCATCTTCAGGATCCACGCTGCCGCCAGGGAACGCCACTTGCCCCGGGTGGTCGTCGAGGGTGTGTGCCCGTTCCAGCAAGAGAACATCAAGATCGGCCGGCGCTATGGGACGGCCTGACTCGGCAGGGACATTGTCCAGCACACCGAAAAGCATCAGGACTGCCGCTGCACGGTTGGTCTCGGGGGTCACGGGGAGCTTGTCCCAGAGTGCCGAGTGCTGTTGTTGGCCTTCTTCAAAGCGGGTGACCAGTGCGGACAGTTCCTCAAGCGCGGTCACCCGGGCCTCCTTTGCGATTCCATGCGGATCTCAGCAGCCCTGTGCGTCTCGGCCAGGAGTTTCTCAAGCAACGCTTCATTGCCCGGGGCGAGCTCATACTTCAGCAGCTTGGCGGCCTTGACGGGATCTGTTTCGCCCTCGCCATAACTCGGGCAAAGGCTCGCCACCGGGCAAGCACCGCAGGCGGGCTTCCTGGAATGGCAAACCCTGCGCCCGTGGAACACCACGCGGTGCGAGAGCATGGTCCAGTCACGCGGCTCAAACAATTCGGCGACGTCGAACTCGATCTTCACGGGATCATCCGAGGCCGTCCAGCCAAAACGGCGGGCCAGCCTGCCGAAGTGTGTGTCTACCGTGATCCCGGGAACACCGAAGGCATTGCCCAGAACCACGTTGGCGGTTTTGCGCCCGACCCCCGGGAGCGTCACCAAGTCTTCCAGACGTCCCGGGACCACGCCATCGTACTCGTCCACAAGCCTGGTACTGAGCGCCAAAACGTTCCGCGCTTTGGCCCGGAAGAAGCCCGTGGGCTGAAGTATGGTCTCCAGCTCAACGGGATCCGCCTCAGCCATGGCGCGGGCGTCCGGGTACCGGGCAAACAGGATCTTGGTGACCTGGTTGACCAGCACATCAGTGGTTTGGGCCGAGAGGACCGTGGCCACCACCAGCTCAAAGGGGTTGCTGAAGTCCAGTTCCGCGTGCGCGTAAGGATACTTCTCAGCAAGGACCCTGTTGATCTTGCGTGCCCGGCGTTTGAGCGCCAGCAGCGAACCAGCTTCAGCGATGGCCACGGAGTCCTGCTTAGCCGCGTTCGATGTTGCTCAGTTCCCGGAGAACGCCAACTTTGCCGTCGGTGTCCTGAACCAGGAACTCGTGGCCGCGGTCCTCCAGCGCCAGAACCCATCCACCGGGTTCGATGGTGAAGGCGGGGGCACCTGTGCGTTCGTCGTACGCAGTCCGCGGCTGGGCGACGGCGAACCAGAACGCCTCATACTGTGGTGAATCGGATTCTTCCGGACGGCTGGCCGGGTCCACGGTGGCGCCAATGGTGTCGCTCACCCTGCGGGTGTCGCCGGAGACTATGGGAGTTGCCATAGTGGCAGCCCACGGCTGCTGCGCCGCTGCTTGGCCGGCCTGTTGCGCAGCGTGCTGTGTGGTGGCAGGCTGCGCCGCATGCTGGGTGGTGGCAGGCTCTCCCAGGGAACCCTGAGCCGGGACGTGGGCGTCTTTAGCGCCGGACGTACCAACAGGTTCCGTCCTCTCCTGCGATGAGGACGCCGGAGAGGCTCCGGGTGCTTCCGCAGGCTTGGCATCAGCAGAGTGCACGACGGCGGACGCTTCGGTTGCCGGCGACGGCGTGGTTCCGTAGCTGGCCGGCGGAGCGAAGGGGCTTGCGCCCGTGGAGGCTGCTGCCGCGGCGGTACCCGAAACGTGTGACGCAGGGGCTTGGTATCCCGTTGCAGAAGCCTGGAATCCGGGAGTTGAAGCTGTGGCGTCGCTTGATTTCGCCGCCTTGGGGGCCTTCGGCGCTTTTGGAGCAGCCGGCTTGCGGCTGGGAACAGCTGCCTCGCGGGCAACAACGTGCGCCGGCTTTTCAGCGCGGCCCTTGAAATCAGCGGAGAGCCACGGAAGATGTGGGGCCAGAACCGTGGCGGCAAGCAGGCCTACAGAACCAACCAAACCCAGCAACACGCCGCCATTGAAAGAGTTGGCGATGGTCAGGAAGAACAACGGGAAGGCAAAAGAGGCAGCCACTGACGCGAACTGGTCAACGGACAGGGAACCAATGCGGACAATGGTCCCGGGCTGCAGCCTGCGGGCTACGAAGAGTGCCACCACCACCAGGGGCAGGAGGATTCCCAGCAGCAGGAAGAACAGGTTGCCCAGGTTCCAGAGGTTGTAGCGTTCCCCGAACATGGGCAGGAGCGAAGCTACGAACATCAGGAGCGTGGACCCAAAAACAGTGAGGTCCCGGATGGTGAACGGGCCGGCGACGGCGTCGTACGTGGCAGCGTCACTTTCAGCAGCGTCGTTCCGGGCAGCATCGCCAGACGTTACAGAGCCCTTCTTAAGAGGAGCTTCGGACGTACCCTTCGCAGGATTCCCGGCAGCGTTCCCACCTTCAGCGGTGGCCGTTCCAGCCGCGGTGTCCGGTCCGTTCGCTTGTGAGTCGTGCGGGCCTGGGCTCAGCTGGTTCATCTATTTCTCCTTCGTACGGCGGCGTCTTGGACAGTCCGGCCCGGCGACCTCTGCGGGATTCCGCAGAGAACCGGACACGCCAGAAGTGCGTCCCAAGACTTCTTCAGCCTATGTCACCCCACTGACAGGGTTCTAGCTGAAAACGGCCATCCCGCTTCGCCCACAGCAAACTCCAAGGTTCCTTACAGATCCCTGCCCGCAAATGCCCCGCGGGCAGCAACAGTCCGGGGCCGCCGTCGTGCGTCATGTAAACGGTTCCTCACCGCTGCTGCAACCATTCGTCGCTAAATCTGCGCCGCTCACGGCCGCATTTGTGACGACGCACACGTAGTACATCGCTAAGCGATAGTGTTGATGCCGGACAGCACTTTGCGGACCCTTGGAGGGACGCGCCCGACGCCGACGACGGCCCGGGCGGGAATCCCACGCAAGGATCCGCGCAGCAAAGATCGATGAATGATGAGGTTCACCATGTCCCAGGACACCACCGGATCCACGGCCACCGCTGCAGCGTCAACTGCTCAGAACGGTCCGGCCGCACATGTGGAGGCACTTGAAAACCTCCTCCACGAGAACCGCAGGTTCGCGCCATCGGCGGAGTTCGCCGCCAACGCTGTGACAAGCGCGGATGCCTACAGCGAGGCAGAAAAGGACCGTCCCGCGTTCTGGGCCAAGCAGGCGCGCGAGTTGCTGAGCTGGGACAAGGACTTCACCGAGGCCTTGGATTGGTCCAACCCGCCGTTCGCCAAATGGTTCGTGGGCGGTGAGATCAACGCGGCCTACAACGCCTTGGACCGCCACGTGGAGAACGGCTTGGGCGATCGCGTTGCCATCTACTTTGAGGGCGAGCCCGGAGACTCCCGCAGCTACACGTACGCGCAGCTGACCGAAGAGGTCAAGAAGGCCGCCAACGCTTTCGAATCCCTCGGCGTGGCCAAGGGCGACCGCGTGGCCGTTTACCTGCCCATGATCCCCGAGGCCGTCATCACCTTGCTGGCCTGCGCCAGGATCGGCGCCGTGCACTCTGTAGTGTTCGGCGGTTTCTCCGCTGATGCCCTGCGCTCCCGGATTGAGGACGCCGAGGCCAAGCTCGTGGTCACCGCCGATGGCACCTACCGCCGCGGCAAGCCCAGCGCCTTGAAGCCTGCCGTGGACGAAGCCCTGTCCAAAGAAGGTCATACAGTACAGAACGTGGTGGTGGTCAAGCGCAACGGCGAGGACGTCAACTGGGTTGAAGGCCGCGACCTTTGGTGGAGCGACACTGTAGACAGGGCAGATACAGAGCACACCGCCGTCGGACACGACTCCGAGCACCCGCTGTTCATCCTCTACACCTCCGGCACCACCGGTAAGCCCAAGGGCATCCTGCACACCACAGGCGGCTACCTCACCCAGGGCGCGTACACGCACAAGTCCGTGTTCGATCTCCACCCGGAAACGGACGTGTACTGGTGCACCGCCGACGTCGGATGGGTCACCGGCCACTCGTACGTCACCTACGCGCCGCTCGTCAACGGCGCCACCCAGGTCATGTACGAAGGCACCCCGGATTCCCCGCACCAGGGCCGTTGGTGGGAGATCGTGGAGAAGTACAAGGTCTCCATCCTGTACACCGCCCCTACTGCCATCCGGACGTTCATGAAGTGGGGCCG contains the following coding sequences:
- the ssd gene encoding septum site-determining protein Ssd, encoding MLLVSADPYLQEEAKRIVAAAGGSLRTAVDVAGAVHGWDTADVVLVGSDVRELPPRRRAPTVLLGKAAEGDGLWRLAASLGAERVAVLPEAAAWLAEHLSMAGSPDPGGTVMGIIGGSGGAGATTTAIWLAQAAAGQGISTVLIDGDRWGGGLELAVTSQEIPGLRWPDFAETRGSIDPSQFRDSLPVAGGFAYLSWPGTREQVHVPAADAVSAVVDAARRSFELIIVDIGRSGEGLATLAWDCDKILLLTQAHLRSAVAATRVLNELPPIEAGLLVRGSGTTSVDAAMIAESLGLPLLGLLPEIRGVAAGTEMGRLLEFGRRKAVSRFAGSVLELNGGIQ
- a CDS encoding bifunctional 3'-5' exonuclease/DNA polymerase, which codes for MYLLLAAHPEGAAIQRISPTGRATADARVLTRGELPGVVRELEAQRPRWVWHRAQDWYPELLSHGIELERCHDLALCGAILAHSEFTAHTDYAKHAVKLTQDDDSTPPRALQPPPPPADQGALFEDLSPASPKAGLDELKEEFAAQQHAVSQVPDQQKQRLQLLLAAESACAIIAVEMQHSGVPWREELHQQILADVLGPRPPSGHRPPALEALCAELRSILNSPGLNPDSPQDLMRALHRNGIEVKSTRQWELQESKHPAIQPLLAYKKLSRLHTANGWSWLDAWVRDGRFHPEYVVGGVVSGRWASRGGGALQIPRNIRAAVHADPGHKLIVADASQLEPRVLVALAQDTKMAEAARDKDLYAGIAAQGFGGDRAKAKIALLGAIYGATTGESGRLMPQLTRTYPRAVGFVEQAAREGEAGRTVTTRLGRSSPPPSAGWLRSQQSTTAEEQRRADNLARSRGRFTRNFVVQGSAAEWAACWLAELRRRLRTLRAEGSPSGELVFFLHDEVMIHAPENAVDACIRAIEEAAASAKELMFGRIPVEFPVSLAVVDSYDKAK
- a CDS encoding DUF1508 domain-containing protein, with the protein product MAGRFEILRDNNDGYKFRLTAADGTVVAESPTFKHLEGVVAGINAVRENAATGLIVDRSATARKAA
- a CDS encoding CoA pyrophosphatase is translated as MTALEELSALVTRFEEGQQQHSALWDKLPVTPETNRAAAVLMLFGVLDNVPAESGRPIAPADLDVLLLERAHTLDDHPGQVAFPGGSVDPEDESVVAAALREAVEETGLDASGVRVLGVIPELGLIRSNFRVTPVLAWWDAPSPVRVVDYAESAQVFRVPVRDLLDPVNRVTATITRFGRTYTSPGFTINGVLVWGFTGMVLSGLFDELGWTVPWDKAKLRDIDL
- the nth gene encoding endonuclease III — its product is MAIAEAGSLLALKRRARKINRVLAEKYPYAHAELDFSNPFELVVATVLSAQTTDVLVNQVTKILFARYPDARAMAEADPVELETILQPTGFFRAKARNVLALSTRLVDEYDGVVPGRLEDLVTLPGVGRKTANVVLGNAFGVPGITVDTHFGRLARRFGWTASDDPVKIEFDVAELFEPRDWTMLSHRVVFHGRRVCHSRKPACGACPVASLCPSYGEGETDPVKAAKLLKYELAPGNEALLEKLLAETHRAAEIRMESQRRPG
- the acs gene encoding acetate--CoA ligase; the protein is MSQDTTGSTATAAASTAQNGPAAHVEALENLLHENRRFAPSAEFAANAVTSADAYSEAEKDRPAFWAKQARELLSWDKDFTEALDWSNPPFAKWFVGGEINAAYNALDRHVENGLGDRVAIYFEGEPGDSRSYTYAQLTEEVKKAANAFESLGVAKGDRVAVYLPMIPEAVITLLACARIGAVHSVVFGGFSADALRSRIEDAEAKLVVTADGTYRRGKPSALKPAVDEALSKEGHTVQNVVVVKRNGEDVNWVEGRDLWWSDTVDRADTEHTAVGHDSEHPLFILYTSGTTGKPKGILHTTGGYLTQGAYTHKSVFDLHPETDVYWCTADVGWVTGHSYVTYAPLVNGATQVMYEGTPDSPHQGRWWEIVEKYKVSILYTAPTAIRTFMKWGRDIPDKYDLSSIRVLGSVGESINPEAWMWYRDVIGANAGKNGEKKEHPAPIVDTWWQTETGAQMIAPLPGVTATKPGSAQVPLPGIAVDVVDENGQSVANGEGGYLVVREPWPSMLRGIWGDPERFKDTYWSRFEAMYFAGDGAKKDEDGDVWLLGRVDDVMNVSGHRLSTTEIESALVSHPSVAEAAVVGAADETTGQAVVAFVILRGDAVNNGDETVLELRNHVGKEIGPIAKPKQLLIVPELPKTRSGKIVRRLLKDIAEGRDTGDATTLADPGIMQQIAESLRK